DNA from Victivallaceae bacterium:
ATTTGATGCGAAAGTTTTTAATATTTTCTTTTTCGAGCAAGTTGCATATCGCTCGGGACCCGATAGTCGTTAACAATGCATTGTCAAGCTCTTGTATTTTAAGAAAAAATGCAAAAGATGTTGTCAGATTTTTTTCCGAAGATAACCACGATTTTCCGAAAGTACCTTTTCCTTCGGATTGATAGAGAGCATGGAGTACCGTTAGAGCTTCCGTTTTTAAGGAATGAATGATTGTTTTCATTAATTGATTAGTCGAGCGTACTTGTAAAAAATTGAAATAAATTATCTTCATAAGATTTGTGAATTTCCTGATAATTCGGATATGAGTAATTATAAGTACTTAAGATATATTAATCGGTTTAGCATCATAATTATTTTAATATTGATGGGTATTAGTCTTACAGTGATTTCTTCCGTTGATCCATCCTTGAGTTCTTCCGGAAAAACTTTTTTTACTCCGAAATCCTTGATGCAACTCAGACATTTTATTTTGGGATGGGGAATTTTTTGTTTCTTTGCTGTGATTGATTACAACAGCCTTAGAAATTGGGCTTTACCTATTTATATAATCACTATTATTAGTTTAATCGGACTTTTTTTTACCCCGGCTGTTCAAAGTGTTCATCGGTGGTATCGGCTGCCTTTGATCGGGCTTAGCGTTCAACCTTCGGAATATGCTAAACTTGTGATTGTTATTATGTTAAGTTTTTTTTTAGACAATAAAAAATATGTAATATCTTCTTGGTTAACTGCAGGTTGGGCTTTTACAATCGTTTGCATACCTTTTTATTTGATTTTAAAGGAGCCGGATTTAGGCACTGCTTTAATTTTATGGCTGAATGCTCTCGTTGTTTTTTATTTAGCTAAGATTAAGCCTTTATTGATCCGTATTTTATCTTGTCTGGGAATAGTAAGTGCCTGTGTTTTATTGACTGTTTTTTTAGGTGTTCTACCCTTCGATAAAGTCAAACCGTCAGCTTTAAAGATTTTGAAAGAATATCAATACGAACGTCTCAATCCGGATAATCATCATCAACGCGCTTCAGTAACTTCAATAGGTATCGGAGGGTTTTCCGGACAAGGTTGGCGTTCGGGAGAATTTGCCGGAAGAGGTTGGTTGCCTTATAGTTACACCGATTCTGTTTTTTCGGCTTTTGGAGAAGAGTTCGGTTTTATCGGTTTGTTATTTTTAATTTCTCTTTTCTACGGACTGATTTATTTCGGCTATAAAACTACAATGGTTGCAAAAGATGATTTCGGTAAATTGTTATCCGCAGGGATTACGGTTTATATTACCATGCACGTGCTTATTAATATCAGTATGATGTGCGGATGTCTTCCCATTACCGGAGTTCCTTTAATTTTAGTTTCATACGGAGGTTCTTCTGTCGTGGCTACGATGTCGGCATTAGGAATCCTGCAAAGCATTTACAGTCGCCGACTTTTTTAGGTTTTCAGTAATCTTAATGCATTTAACCCGACGATTATCGTGCTGCCCTCATGGAGAATAACGGCTAACCAAAGAGGGATTATTCCGAATAACGCGGGTACGGAAATAAGTAAAATGATAGCGGCAGCCAGTCCGAGATTTTGCAGAACAATGTTTTGAGTTTGCTTAGCTTTATTGATTAACCAAATTAAACCGGTTAAATTATCCCGTAATAAAACTACATCCGCTGCCTCTATTGCAGAGGCACTACCTACTTGTCCCATGGCCACTCCCACGGTGGCTTGTGCGAGTGAAGGAGCGTCATTAATACCGTCACCCACCATAATTAAGTTGTGTTTCTCTGCCAAATTACGGATTGCATGTAATTTTTCGGCAGGATCGAGATCATAAAGAACTTCAGTAATATTTAATTCGGAGGCAATATTGAGAGCACTTGTTTTATGATCACCCGTTAGCATAATGGTTGTCATATTAAGATTTTTCAATTGCTTGATGACTTCGCAAGCTTCCGGTCTAGGAGAATCTTTAAAGCGAAACAAAAGCACTCCCGTGGTTGTTTTAAGCAAAGAACAAGTGTCTCCCTTTTCCTTGGATTCCGTAATGCATCTCGTTAGCTCAAGACGTAGATCTTCGGATACCATAGGCATGATAAATTCCGATTTTCCGATGAATACCTTTTCTTCCTCGATCAGAGCCTCGACTCCGATCCCGGGGATCATATGGTAAGCAGTCAAATGTAGAGGAACAACTCCTTCTTTTTGTGAAAAATCAACGATAGCTTGAGCAATCGGATGAGAAGATGACTGTTCTAAGGCCATTGCAAGAGATAAAGGATTGTAATCGGGAAATTTTCCGAAAATTTGATATCCTATGCAAGTGAGTTCGCCGATGGTCAGAGTTCCCGTTTTGTCCATAACTATGGCATCACATTTATTTACGGCATCCAGAGTGATTCCTCCTTTTAAGAGAATGCCTTTTTTGGCGCACGCATTGATGGCACTCAAATAAGCAATGGGTACGGCAATAATTAATGCACAAGGAGAAGCCGCTATGAGAAAAGATAATGCTTTATAGAAAGAGCTTTCTTGTCCCAAAAAAGGTGTGGATGATATGAGAGGTAGCCCAATAGCAACAACAGTAGCAATAATAAAAATAGTTGCTGCATAAATCGAAGAATATCGATCTAATTTTCTTTGCAAACGCGGTTTCGTATTTTGAGCTTGAACTACCAGTTGGATAATACGTTCTACGGTAGAATCCGAACCTAGTCTGGTGACTTCCAAATCGAAAGCTCCTTCGATGTTATAGGCACCCGCAGGTATTTGATCGGCTTCTTTACAGGCTTGCGGAATTTTCTCTCCTGTGAGGTGCATAAGATTGAGAGATGAAGACCCTCTTATGATAATACCGTCTAAAGGAACTACCTCTCCGCTTTTTATCTTAATAATTTGTCCGACTTTAACTTGTTTAATCAAAGTTTTGGCAAGCGTTCCGTCTTCATTAATGACCCAAACTACATTGGGAGTTAATTTTTTAAGAGAGGAAAGAGTATTTTTTGTTTTAGAGGAAACCATTTGGCTCATAGCTTCCGAAATAGCGAATAATACGAGTAGAAGAGCTCCTTCTTTTTCTCCATTGATAAATATGGAGCCGAAAGCCGCTACGGTCATTAAACTATCGATATTAACGGATTTATTCAAGACGTCTTCGATAGATTTTATAACGGCAGGAGTGCCTGCTATGAAAAATGTGAGTAGGATTAGAAAATTGCATAAATTAAGAGCATGTAATTTATAGGCAAGGAGACCCGATGTGTATATAACGGCTGAAAATAGTGCGGATTTCAGAGATAAATAAGAACTGAATTTACGATCTTTCTTAGAGAGTAAGGGACTGGTATTTTCCGACATGCCCGATTCGAAAAAATCCGTTAGCAATTCCGGATTAAATCTATTCGGTACAAAAAAAAACTTTTTAAACATAGATACCTACTTCAGTAGATTAACGAATATTCGCAATGATTCGAATACGGTTATAAAAAAACCGATATTCCAAACGAAAGAAGTAACCGTATTAGTGCCTAAATAATAGGCGCGGATAACAGCTGAAAGAGAAAATACAAGACCCACGACACATCCTGAAATCGTATATGAAGGTATCAAAATCGAAGGTATTAGGATAACTAATACGGGAAGAGTTATTAAAACGAATCTCAGACCCTGTTTTAACGGATGAAGATATGTTTCATTATCCAATTTTAGTTCTTCCTGAATCATACTATTAAGAAGAAGCTGAGAGTCTGAGGTCAGATAATCGGCAATTTCTTCCAATAATTTTCCTTGAAATCCTTTTGCTTCATATATAGCTATTATTTCTTCTTTTTCTTCTTCAGGATTGTCTTCTATCTCTTTTCTTTCTTCATTTATTTTGTTGTGAGCAAATTGTAAGTGATTCCAGGAATTTAACGTAATCATACTCGCACGGATGAAAATAAGAGAGACCGAAAAGAGACAAAGAGGTGCGAAAGTAAGCTTTATCGAAGGATAAATAAAATATAAAAAAGTTCTGAGCAAAAATA
Protein-coding regions in this window:
- a CDS encoding FtsW/RodA/SpoVE family cell cycle protein; its protein translation is MSNYKYLRYINRFSIIIILILMGISLTVISSVDPSLSSSGKTFFTPKSLMQLRHFILGWGIFCFFAVIDYNSLRNWALPIYIITIISLIGLFFTPAVQSVHRWYRLPLIGLSVQPSEYAKLVIVIMLSFFLDNKKYVISSWLTAGWAFTIVCIPFYLILKEPDLGTALILWLNALVVFYLAKIKPLLIRILSCLGIVSACVLLTVFLGVLPFDKVKPSALKILKEYQYERLNPDNHHQRASVTSIGIGGFSGQGWRSGEFAGRGWLPYSYTDSVFSAFGEEFGFIGLLFLISLFYGLIYFGYKTTMVAKDDFGKLLSAGITVYITMHVLINISMMCGCLPITGVPLILVSYGGSSVVATMSALGILQSIYSRRLF
- a CDS encoding VIT1/CCC1 transporter family protein: MMDPQKPNSHFSRDTVKTHLEKVKQKLGVSVDESHDNNRPLLHIFIKETRDFCCLLFLLRTFLYFIYPSIKLTFAPLCLFSVSLIFIRASMITLNSWNHLQFAHNKINEERKEIEDNPEEEKEEIIAIYEAKGFQGKLLEEIADYLTSDSQLLLNSMIQEELKLDNETYLHPLKQGLRFVLITLPVLVILIPSILIPSYTISGCVVGLVFSLSAVIRAYYLGTNTVTSFVWNIGFFITVFESLRIFVNLLK
- a CDS encoding cation-translocating P-type ATPase; amino-acid sequence: MFKKFFFVPNRFNPELLTDFFESGMSENTSPLLSKKDRKFSSYLSLKSALFSAVIYTSGLLAYKLHALNLCNFLILLTFFIAGTPAVIKSIEDVLNKSVNIDSLMTVAAFGSIFINGEKEGALLLVLFAISEAMSQMVSSKTKNTLSSLKKLTPNVVWVINEDGTLAKTLIKQVKVGQIIKIKSGEVVPLDGIIIRGSSSLNLMHLTGEKIPQACKEADQIPAGAYNIEGAFDLEVTRLGSDSTVERIIQLVVQAQNTKPRLQRKLDRYSSIYAATIFIIATVVAIGLPLISSTPFLGQESSFYKALSFLIAASPCALIIAVPIAYLSAINACAKKGILLKGGITLDAVNKCDAIVMDKTGTLTIGELTCIGYQIFGKFPDYNPLSLAMALEQSSSHPIAQAIVDFSQKEGVVPLHLTAYHMIPGIGVEALIEEEKVFIGKSEFIMPMVSEDLRLELTRCITESKEKGDTCSLLKTTTGVLLFRFKDSPRPEACEVIKQLKNLNMTTIMLTGDHKTSALNIASELNITEVLYDLDPAEKLHAIRNLAEKHNLIMVGDGINDAPSLAQATVGVAMGQVGSASAIEAADVVLLRDNLTGLIWLINKAKQTQNIVLQNLGLAAAIILLISVPALFGIIPLWLAVILHEGSTIIVGLNALRLLKT
- a CDS encoding biotin--[acetyl-CoA-carboxylase] ligase; amino-acid sequence: MKIIYFNFLQVRSTNQLMKTIIHSLKTEALTVLHALYQSEGKGTFGKSWLSSEKNLTTSFAFFLKIQELDNALLTTIGSRAICNLLEKENIKNFRIKWPNDVMVNDKKIAGILCETIPINEKLCIILGLGLNINTGIDFLNLIPQPATSLFQEIGKKHDISKIKKTITKYIIKNVLQTFGHLTMWD